Genomic DNA from Apis mellifera strain DH4 linkage group LG6, Amel_HAv3.1, whole genome shotgun sequence:
aaagaattgatcgCAAGGATAGAAAGGACGATGCGGAGCTCTAGTTTTCCTTCAGTTGCGTAACAAATCTGTAAGATCTACTTATAACAATACGGTTGCGCAACGTTCCTCGGAAGGAACAAACGATAATAATGTAACGGAATAATTTATTGcctcatataaaaaaaacaaataattcaatttaaataatcattttttcaatgttaaggaaaaggaaagacttttttctttcttttttcttttttttttttacacgttgcattttttattataaataaaataaaatataatactctatggataaaataaaatcctttaaaatcttataatcaCTGattggattttaaatatatacatttttcatcaAGATTATCATATTAGttcgtcaaatatttttcacgaattatcaatttaggttaggttttagttttcgtccaattttttaacacacgaagatatatataacgaaagtttcatgattttttatcttttcatatCACTTTTCAATCGTTCTGTTAAATTTGTCACAGtatttgtttcataatttgttggctttcttttttaacctaACGGAAGGAATTATCACTCGTGGAATGTCACCTGTTGTAAACTCCCGCTATAATTCCGCTTCCAGCTTTCAACTCGGTTGCTAGTTTTTGCTCATCCGTTTCGCTTTAGAATACTTTTACACGAATAATTCTGATAATATCCATGCCCACTTTCACTGTATGctcattaaaaatgtttatttatgaaacaattttatatatatatatatatagatagaaacAGTTTaacaaatcataataaaatatttgttctattgtattataatttataatctaaacaataaatagtaaaataatatttccaatatacaATTTGCAgaatatttaagagaaaaattattttcattcgtttttcaatgtaaaaagGAATATTGGATAAAGTACAAGCTTTatcctttaaaattattttaaatagattgttATGCACAAACATATTTCCGCCTGATGAAGTTACAGCAgttgagatatttttaaaaaatataaatgttttaaaaatttgacaaaCCTTTGATCGTACGTTACACACATTCTTTTCATTCTACTGCAAGCAAGTACGTACACATATTTAGGTTTTACAGAATCATAAGATTCGAAAGGACCGTAATAAGGACAGAGAGTACGACTATTGACCTACCTGCGAACTGATTGCGTAAAATTACATGGTAAGAGAGAAAGGATATATCTCTGCAACTCGTTTTaggttcaattttattttagatatgatATTAACTTatgaaaaagtgaaatataaattattaatattgtattatctaTTGGAAAAGATTAAGTTAATAACTTTCTTTACAAGTAATCAATATTCCCACGCTGTCATCAAagatctcaaaaaaaaaattaatcaataaatatttatttcctttttgcaaataaatcatGAACTAAGTTTTATATACATCATCAGTTAATGGATCATGAATCACTTAATTTCTCAcgcaaaattttgaaaactaataaaaagcacacttggaaaaatttaatttttcactggaaatatgaaatcaaaattatacatatcgagaacatatatgaatttatgtttttaatcaaaaagtttgtattttttttttttttttttttttttttaataaatgattttcaaaaagcGAACGTATCTGAAGCAACGTGTCGAGATTCGTGATACGAACTCTGTAACCGATTAAAAAAAGTACACTTTCACTTCTGGTCCACCACGCAAGTAGTACTTAAATACTTATACATACGTACATCGATATCTATAGACACTCATACGTGTATATTGAGCCGTCTTTTTGACTGtatgcattttaaaaaaaataacaaacaacttatagttgaaataaaaatgctaATGAAATATAGGTAGAAATAggtgatataatataagataatcaatataacatgaataatgtaaaaaaaaaatatacgttaataatataaatctttattattaattcgttcgttctgtttttttaataattcttaattcaaataaaaaaaagtttttaattgaaacgaaagTGTATTTCATTATCATGGATCGTTacattatcttataatttgtttCCAGAGAGCAATACCTCTTCAATGTTTTCGAAGTAATAGTTTCGACGTTGGAATCGAAATTACAACGAATCGAAAACTTGGATAAGGCGGTAGAACATTTGATGAGAAGAGTGGAAGCTTTGGATTCACGTGtcaatgataatattgataaaactgATGCTGTTATTACGAAGTTAAGAACATTAGATCTAAAGCTTTTCAATTCTCatacaattgaattttcttcgacTGAATCTGCATTTTCTGCAAGAACGATCGATGATAAAAACGACAGTGAAATTAGAAGtggtatgtatgtatgtatacgcAATGcagataaatgaaatatatctataaataatatacaattagattattagaatatttatcaacaataaaagcaaaaattgctgttaattctatatatcgaatatatatatatatccgtacTTTAGAATCtattatgttaaaaagaaTCCTATGATGTATGTTCTACATAACCTTAATTTGTGAATTACGGATAAAGTAAAGTGGATAAACACGATCGATATTATAATccgttcttttttaaatttttattctttgagagaatttaaaatgtattgttGTTTAAGTGAACGTATATATAAAGTGATATAAAGTAGGATTTAAAGgagaaatgttttaaaatggaTTTGAAACTATTCAAAGAATACGTAGAATGTTCAAGTGAATGTTCAATAAAGGCGTGTTTTAACATGTATTGAGACACGAGGCaaatacttcaaatattttctttaattatccaCAATTTGAAAACTAATATATAGGAAGTACATTTAtatgacttttttttatttattttgtcataTAAATTCATCGTGTATAAACATGTATTTGTGAATTATCcttcataaattaatagttattaattttttttcatatatattatatattatgtttatagatatacatatatgcacaTGCCTATATACAATATCCTGTTTtcccaaatattttttctttttcttatttctcttcATCTTTTTCCCACACTTTTATCTTCTTGCTAATGCTTctgcttcttttcttcctttgtatttatctttcgttattcaagtttattatatatatatatatatgtatatatatataaatttaaaatctaatctcGGTAAAATAGGCTCGAAATTGCAATCGATTCATCAAAAACGAGAAAATCCATCGTCGGAAACACTtggcgaaaaattattatcgctcGATCAAAAGGTGTCGgacatagataataaattgatcgatttgaAACACCAgttggataataattttttacaaaatgacGACATAAATGCCGAAGCCAGTGAAAAGAAGCCGGTTAGCATGAGTGTAATTGAGATAACGAAAGCGATGagcaacgaaataataaatcacatCACGatcgagattgaaaatttaaggCAAGCGACCAATAATATGGACAGAAAATTACAATTCCACGTCAATTTAGTCTCTGATCGTTTGGGAACCATTTATAACATGATGACAGACGTGCACGATGCAATATTAGTAAGAGGTACTACTAACACTCGTTCACCGTTCAACATTACAACAACGACAACTACCGAACCACCTCCGAAACAAAGTAAAATAGATCGACTGGTCGAGCAAATGTATCCAATGTTGACCGTTTCGGAAAAGATGGACGAAGTTTGGAATATCGTAGTAAGcttaaacttattttaattcgatcatatttttacacgttttctttcaattaatcgAAAGTCAAGGAAATAGATCTCGTAAAATAATTCGTTCgtgcatataaaatatttcgtgtaCGCGAACGTACGTACGAAATATGACGTAATTGCACGTCATGCCATTACATTATTAGTtaccattattttaaatctatctaACACATattgtttgtatttttttttgtgtacTTGCAAAACGCAATtcgcaattctttttttttaaattttattcatatttcaaatttgtaactttattttctcaaattcatttcgaaattcggcgaataagaatatttttgtcaaCAGGTTGGTACGAAAAGTTCGGTGGACGATCTTTTGCCAAAATCTGACGAATTACTTACGCAAACACAAAGGCAAGAAAGGGCGATTAACGAAATTCATACGGATTTAAGATTGAAGACAAAcaagattattgaaaatttggaagGGGTTGAGAATAGATTGCGGAAACAGGAGGATGATGTCGCTAATTTCGCTCAGCGTCCAATTCCCGCAGAATTGCTGCTCGATCCTACGATCGATCGTCTCGTTGAATATGATTCCAACAggttttttccttcttttcgtgtgcaataaaattttgttactcATAATCGatcttaaagaataaatttttttcaatctgtaGATACGTCGGTCTCACCGACGACATCCCAGGAGAGACAACCGTACCACCGGTGAATCCAACTACGATCGTTTCATCGGTATCGATGTCCATTTCATCCTCGACTTCGTCGAATACCGTCTCCctcaataatatcaataattcgaCCAACGTGACCGGTTTCGCGAATTTCTTCAACTCCACTGCCAGCCCTGGAATAACGTCGCCCTCGAGCTCGCAACGATCCTCGTCCAAAAATCGTGGCGTTATATTTCCAAGTGTAAAAAACAAGCCAAGTCCAGCAAATTCAACATTTAACACAGATGGATTTCTTAGTTACAAGGATGTTAAGGTAAACACGAGTTTATtccattgataaatatattatgtcaataggaatgaaagagaaaatgcttataatatatatatatatatatatatacgtacacataaaatgaatatttatgtgtCACACATATATTGTTCAtggttgaaaatttattacgtaAATTGATTATACGTATGTTTGGGGGATTTTATTTAAccattttatagttttttacgTGATTAGTTGTCTCGAACTATGAATAGCATATAAAAGTCCATGTACCACTGTGATCATTcacatattattgaaatacaattaatgatgaatttttgtaataaaattatatgtacttATTAAATagcaatgattatattatcactttttttttcacggatacttaaatttattattattttatacttaaaccaacattttagattatttttttcacttctaatattttcaattgcaggtacatttttcacgattattacaattacaaagtaagaattaaatacataggaattttaatgaaaaattaatgatgatCTGATATAatggtaatatttatttggaagatctaagaagaaaaaattttttctctcaatgTTTAAtcgatatacaatatacattatttatgtatcatATCTTGTTCAATGTTATAGGGTTACTCGTgcgttgatttattaaatgcaGGAATGAGAGATAGCGGTGTTTATTACCTTCAAATTCGCGGAACAACTTACTGGTTTCTCAAGGTTTATTGTGAACAAGATATTGCTGAAGGAGGTTGGACAGTAAGCAattcatttaaagaatttttttaacgcgttttatatacaatttcttgaaattataatgaagtatataataataataataataaatcattccaATAATGATTGATACattccttttaatttattttcttctgatCATTCAGATCAGGAGAAATTCTATTTGATATCAACTCTCATCAAAGACAACtttcattgattattttttcttttgcatagGTCATTCAAAGAAGAGATGATTTTGGAGAGCcaagagaaaatttcaatcgtgATTGGGCGGATTATAAAAATGGTTTTGGTGATCCTGCTAGAGAGTTCTGGCTTggcaatgaaaatatatatatgttaacgAATAACGAGGATTACATGCTCAGAGTAGAACTTGAAGATTTTGAAGGTAACAAAaggtaaaaaataacaatagcaACTGGActggttttattttattttgataatttgagaaatacTTGAAtctgttcaatttttaataattacattttcgaatattttgtatatatatatatatatatatattttttttttgtagatatGCGCAATATTCTCACTTCAAAATCTATTCAGAGGcggaatattacaaattagagATTGACGGTTATGATGGAAATGCCGGTGATTCATTGAACGATCCTTGGTATGGTTCAAACAATAGTCCCTTCTCCACATATAACAGgtgataattctttttcatttgttgaataatatatttcgtaaagttacatatgaatttaaatacaatcacATGTAATATTGTGTCTTGATAtgactttttattaatttgaaacttgAGCTAATTTATACagcaattgtaaaaattattgtgaattatatcaaaagaaattttgtatacaaaaataattaaacagatatataatgtatgtactttgaaagaaatttgatatttacataaatatatatttaaaaggtgACAATGTTgaatcgaaatttcgttttacAGGGATAATGATAGATCATCGTTGAATTGTGCTTCCATGTTGAAAGGTGGCTGGTGGTGGAAATCGTGTGGACGAGGATTAAATGGTCTTTATTTGAACGATCCTCAGGATCTAACTGCTCGACAAGGtatatatgcatgtatatttatatttatatttacgtatATAATTGTTCacaatttaatctattaataaaaaattctcttttcaaaGGTATTGTATGGTTCCGTTGGAGAGGTTGGGATTATACTTTGAAACGTGCTACGATGATGATTAAACCGAAAGGGCCAACAACAATAACGATATAGAggcttatataaatttttctagaagaattataatacgTTTATAGCGTTTCGTATCAATGAACACAATTTCTTACAGTTaccaaatatgtatatttttatatacatagatatatatataagaattttataatagcatCGGAATGGAATAATGTTTCagagaattttcattatctctacagatttttatcaaacgtattttaattattttatacttatttcaatgaaattatttttttcgattctgaGAGATTAACAAAAAATGCAAACAGAATAATTaagcataattaaatataaatataatttcaaaacatttaatttttttgaaatttttataaatatttttcataagcataaagtgaaataatttatgctggtttttatttacttaaatatttaattaaatatgtaaaatgtgaattataatttatagattatatttcaagatactttaaaaataatggaaatttaatcatttcgtGATATGTAGttttcaaagttaaaattattactataattgCTACTACCACTGCCATTGacattgctattattattagtattgaTGCTATTAtcgattcttatataaatcgaaattcattttggaattaattatttacttataacaataataacaatggtAGAAAATCtgccatattttataaaagcgatcgttattcgtaaaattttctattgtaaATATGTGCAtaccatatattataaagattagtTATAATGATATAGATATTTGATAACTAAAAAGTCATTTTTGATCAAGTAATGGTCGATTAtacaatagaagaaaaaatttaaattgtaattgttgTTAAACGATTGAATTGCTCAAgtataattcaaaaactacaacaaattattaacgatccttttttacattaatagtttcaataagtgaattttttttcattttcacatcACCCGtcgtaatgaatttttttattgtgtattttgtatttttatacatgtatttataTCGTCTTCATAATGTGAATCTATGAAGATTACATTTGTACCTTGTAATGAGAAACATACTTGATTGACTGTAAAATAATGCATAATAGTGAAAAGCAAAATAATAgtacaatttcattatatgatagaataaataaaaaaatagaaaattagattGACAATTAAAATGTGTAATGAAGAATAAAGTTCAGTAATTATAAGATCGATGTTATGAAatctgtattattaatttaattatgtaattaatcaATTGCGTGAAAAATATCAGAAAGATAGATTATTACAAATTGTGTGTAAACAAATACTTAGGAAAAAGGATATTTtggatgtataaattatattgtatattgtaattaCATTATTGAAACGTtagttagaaattttataaggaTAAGAAATCgcgttcaaatatttataacgaacaatgaaaagatataattaaattatgtactTGCTTTAAAAATGATCATAAATCAAGAAATAGGCCTGAAAATCAGTGATCTGAattcaattgatattaaattaaattatgctagaattttattttattttaagttatttaatataaattattttaatatacaaatgaatatacaatgaaaaatattcgaagaaaattattcttttcttaaatattaatttctcaaaGTATGAGTTATGCCACTATGATTTTCAGCCCTCCAAAAAATAAGTTCTTGAGTGACATTCAATTAATCTTAGTGAGCAATCATGTAGACTATGAAACCTGATTTGTCATTCTTCTGTTTAACAGAAGTCCTATAACTAATTCTacacataaaaatgaaaagatgcAACTGAAATcttgaataacaaaaaaaaaaaaaaatcaaaaatatttatttcgtggTTTTAAAATgcgaaaattaatgtaaaagttATAATGGAAatgtatgtaattataattactagaTTGTAAATGTTTatgtaaatttcatatttttataaatataatttaaaaaatgtaatttaaatagagaTTCGTTTCATCTATCAAATATTGTaacgtaaataaaatactctatttttttttttttgcatattatattgtatattctatttatatgctatttttttttaaacataaatattattatctagtaattatttttaatgaaaacatatgtttttaaatatgagtcgtgaaaaagaaaaaaatattgactcaaaaataaataataataaacgatagaatatctcaaaaatgtgttttattcattattattcttttactttCTTAAGATTTACATTCTTATGATTAATctcatttaatatctaataattaattttttcgatcttattattttataaatatgaaaaatataatagatatgattatatatataaaattttttgtttatttttgtaacaaaatattttttaaaattttctcgatcgatttctttttttattgataaaatgaaaaaaagaataaaaatgaaaagattaaatttgtaatttaattgtaattaaaaatattctatttaattataaatctaatttaacttgcctaataattttttacaatttcataaattttcaattttgattcaattttaattttttaattttatttcaaaaaatttataaattatcaaaatccatattaaaaatccttttttctttctagaaTGGTCTCAATAATCAGcacaaaaagaaatcaaatatttaaatatataaaatgtataagattaaactaattatattacaaaataaaataataaattctattttaattctattttaaattcataatacaaaTTGATAACTCTAGAGGTTAAatacatgaataaaaaaaaattattaataaataataatcaatgaaatattaataaaaagtaaaagaataatataaaatcttaagtaaatatcataatgaaataaattagttatctgaagcaaaatatttcatagaatttcATCAATGAATCTCGACAAGAGAATGATTTTTCGcataataatcgatcgaatcacAAAAGGGGACACAATATTGTCAATAATTTGACAAACATGTCAAACATGACATGAAcgcaattaattttcttgaaaggACTTATAAGAAATGTTTTCGATGTTGGAGCttcgaatttaaatcaaaacaaataaaaataatacatagtTGAATGTACGGATGATGCATTGAGGAAAgaaatactaatatatattaatctagctatttccattttatatatatatataaaaagaaacaaaggaaaattatgagaattacgtttcattaaaataaataaagtcttACCATATTTGCATGAAAATCGTCggatatcttttaattattatgatatgcgtaaaaactttcaaatcctattttcaatcaaattccaTAAGAacgtttaattttgatataatgaatacatataacatttaaaaaagcttaataatttattaactaaacttaataaatataatataatagcttataaataaaaattttatataattacgaaCCTCAGCCGAAGAAACACATGTCAACGccacaattttcaattctagaCTAGGTTATGCGCACTATAATGCGCACTGATCTTCTGCTTGGATTTTAGCAATTTTTTGATTGGTTGAATTACTTGTTTTAAATTGAAgtacttaataatatttatatgttttaattatgagtttcaattatcaaaaaatctatattgaaatttttttcgctttCAAAAACAGATTAATAATCAgccaaacaaaaaattttcaaataaatatttaaaatcgattaaattaaaatagaacaataatcaaatatctaaaattttattttaaaaaatatataatcataataaaatgaatttctatcGAGCaaattaacaaagaaaaaagaatatttagcaatcaaataattaaaataaagaaacattaattGCATAATGTACGAgcgataaagaataattataaatataaatttacacaaCAAGACAAAACACATATCAAGAAAGAATgacacatttatataataattattgacacTAAAATGACTACACTaagatttcgattatcgaatcaGAAAGGAATGTGCTCGACAATTCGATAATCATTTTCACTGAATCGATATAATtgcatataacatataataagacaattttaaaattttaacaatataaagaattatcgcacattatatttatattttttttttatctgatatAGTGCAAATAGAGTGAAATCATCAACAGTGACTTTTTGGATACAAAATTACCAcgattaatttgtttcttgaaaacaattgtaataaaaatatcgataaatgcaACAGACAAGTTCACATTcacaatgaatattaaaaatgtcatatattacgtattttattatttttaacgctaatcgaagaataaacattttattattttaatacttagAAAGTTAACGTGtacataaattgtaaaaatataattttatttttaaaagtaaaatagattatatcgaaagttaaataaatatggagaaacaaacgataaaaagaagagGTTATTATTCCGAAATCGTAAcaggtaaaaaaatttattcgtctaaatttaaattaaattattatttatcttaaacatcttgagaataaaatattatatttatccactttatccaaaaatatatatttttaacgtaacacatttttttatctgcaatattttttaattatatatataaattataaataacacgtACAGGAACTAAGGAAAATCCTGTCACACCGGAAGTAGTTCTTATACCAATTGCACCAAGAAGAGCAAAACTTGCATGGCAAGTTGCCACAGAGCAACATAGCGTCTGCATTAGAAAATTAGTGGATGAAGAATCATATAATTTCCTTGGTGAAGCTAAAAGATGGATGAGTTTT
This window encodes:
- the LOC412279 gene encoding uncharacterized protein LOC412279; amino-acid sequence: MREAVILTTCLLGIVFAGSPRLPRTSADERNTRNVSNNGGNITGNTIPVPSRNSQRNREQYLFNVFEVIVSTLESKLQRIENLDKAVEHLMRRVEALDSRVNDNIDKTDAVITKLRTLDLKLFNSHTIEFSSTESAFSARTIDDKNDSEIRSGSKLQSIHQKRENPSSETLGEKLLSLDQKVSDIDNKLIDLKHQLDNNFLQNDDINAEASEKKPVSMSVIEITKAMSNEIINHITIEIENLRQATNNMDRKLQFHVNLVSDRLGTIYNMMTDVHDAILVRGTTNTRSPFNITTTTTTEPPPKQSKIDRLVEQMYPMLTVSEKMDEVWNIVVGTKSSVDDLLPKSDELLTQTQRQERAINEIHTDLRLKTNKIIENLEGVENRLRKQEDDVANFAQRPIPAELLLDPTIDRLVEYDSNRYVGLTDDIPGETTVPPVNPTTIVSSVSMSISSSTSSNTVSLNNINNSTNVTGFANFFNSTASPGITSPSSSQRSSSKNRGVIFPSVKNKPSPANSTFNTDGFLSYKDVKGYSCVDLLNAGMRDSGVYYLQIRGTTYWFLKVYCEQDIAEGGWTVIQRRDDFGEPRENFNRDWADYKNGFGDPAREFWLGNENIYMLTNNEDYMLRVELEDFEGNKRYAQYSHFKIYSEAEYYKLEIDGYDGNAGDSLNDPWYGSNNSPFSTYNRDNDRSSLNCASMLKGGWWWKSCGRGLNGLYLNDPQDLTARQGIVWFRWRGWDYTLKRATMMIKPKGPTTITI